In Clostridia bacterium, one genomic interval encodes:
- a CDS encoding glycyl-radical enzyme activating protein — translation MATAAAGLAEGAPIGRVFDIRRYSIHDGPGIRTAVFFKGCPVRCVWCHNPESQEFEDSVMYWPDRCTRCGACVSACASGAIRIAEDGSGRPITRQELCISCGACVKACAAAARTIAGKAASVHQVMEEIERDRVFYDESGGGATFTGGEPLAQPEFLMALLRACVEREIHTAVDTSGVAPASVVDSAAHLADLWLFDVKALDPGVHLAYTGCSNEVIIANLRRLAAGGSRIILRMPLIPGVNDGDANLRALGDLLDSLKGRRPSRIDLLPYHRIGAEKYVRLGRPYLLDGMAEPDEGLITSVAEKLQSAGLHVKIGG, via the coding sequence ATGGCGACGGCAGCTGCGGGATTGGCAGAGGGAGCGCCAATAGGGCGCGTATTCGACATTCGGCGGTACTCGATTCACGATGGCCCAGGCATCAGGACTGCAGTATTCTTCAAAGGCTGCCCTGTGCGGTGCGTGTGGTGCCACAACCCGGAGAGCCAGGAATTCGAGGATAGCGTGATGTACTGGCCAGACAGGTGCACTCGGTGCGGCGCCTGCGTGAGTGCATGTGCGTCTGGAGCGATACGAATCGCGGAGGATGGCAGCGGAAGGCCGATCACAAGGCAGGAGCTGTGTATTTCGTGTGGAGCGTGCGTGAAGGCATGCGCGGCTGCGGCGAGGACAATCGCGGGTAAGGCAGCCTCCGTACATCAGGTGATGGAAGAGATCGAGCGCGACCGGGTGTTCTATGACGAATCCGGTGGCGGCGCCACCTTCACAGGCGGTGAACCCCTTGCGCAGCCCGAGTTCCTCATGGCGCTCCTCCGGGCGTGTGTAGAGCGCGAAATCCACACTGCCGTCGACACCAGCGGAGTGGCGCCTGCCTCAGTTGTGGACTCAGCGGCACATCTGGCAGATCTGTGGCTGTTCGATGTTAAGGCGCTGGATCCAGGGGTTCACCTGGCTTACACCGGTTGCTCGAATGAGGTCATCATCGCAAACCTTAGGAGGCTCGCCGCTGGGGGCAGCAGGATCATCCTGCGCATGCCACTGATCCCCGGGGTGAACGATGGAGATGCCAACCTGCGCGCACTTGGGGATCTCCTGGATTCCCTCAAAGGCAGGCGTCCATCTCGAATTGACCTGTTGCCCTATCATCGGATTGGCGCTGAGAAGTATGTCAGATTGGGCAGACCGTACCTGCTTGACGGAATGGCGGAACCGGACGAGGGACTGATCACGAGTGTTGCAGAGAAGCTTCAATCCGCTGGGCTTCATGTGAAGATTGGAGGTTGA
- a CDS encoding response regulator has translation MSGERILVVDDDRSIRLLLTQCLEEAGYKVTSAVDGEHALEKAEEGSHDLVMLDMKLPGMDGVSVLKRIRTLVPDQLVVIITAHGTIETAVEAMKAGAADYLQKPFTPDEIRAIVQHNLAKKTDVAQTQGSGNADARSFTPDQRVAEARALLREGDAVNAVPRLLLALNQDPARADVFNLMGVADEKRGSIPAAQRMYRVAVALDPSYAPAERNLDRVCQWHYSPSGIDLGDLE, from the coding sequence ATGAGCGGCGAGAGAATCCTCGTGGTGGATGACGACAGGAGCATCAGGTTGCTTCTCACCCAATGCCTTGAGGAGGCTGGCTACAAGGTGACGTCCGCAGTGGACGGTGAGCACGCTCTTGAGAAAGCCGAGGAGGGCAGCCACGATCTGGTGATGCTCGACATGAAACTGCCAGGAATGGACGGGGTGAGCGTACTAAAGAGGATCAGGACGTTGGTTCCAGATCAGCTCGTGGTCATCATAACAGCTCATGGAACCATTGAAACCGCGGTGGAGGCTATGAAGGCTGGCGCAGCGGACTACCTGCAGAAGCCGTTCACTCCTGATGAGATCCGTGCCATCGTCCAGCACAACCTGGCGAAAAAAACTGATGTGGCCCAGACCCAGGGATCTGGGAACGCCGATGCGCGCTCGTTCACGCCTGATCAGCGCGTAGCAGAGGCGCGGGCGCTCTTACGTGAGGGCGACGCTGTCAATGCAGTCCCAAGGCTTCTTCTCGCACTGAACCAGGACCCAGCCAGGGCGGATGTGTTCAACCTCATGGGAGTCGCGGATGAGAAACGTGGTTCAATTCCAGCAGCACAGCGCATGTACAGGGTAGCGGTGGCGCTTGATCCATCATATGCTCCTGCTGAAAGAAACCTGGACAGGGTGTGCCAGTGGCACTACTCGCCATCAGGCATCGACCTAGGCGATCTGGAGTAG
- a CDS encoding TrkA family potassium uptake protein gives MRIVVVGAGKVGYYLVKTLIDRGHHVSLVDRDPARCQRTAEQTGILTVCGDGTDPGALGDAGADAADVVAAATGEDEVNLVICQVAKKRFGVRHVVARVNNPKNRETLALLGVDTAISGTALIADAIEEGITCEG, from the coding sequence ATGCGCATTGTTGTTGTTGGCGCCGGAAAGGTTGGCTACTACCTTGTCAAGACGCTAATTGATCGTGGGCACCACGTTTCTCTGGTGGACAGGGACCCGGCGAGATGTCAGAGGACGGCGGAGCAGACAGGCATCCTCACGGTGTGCGGCGATGGGACTGATCCAGGGGCCCTGGGCGATGCCGGGGCGGACGCCGCGGACGTGGTTGCAGCCGCCACCGGAGAGGATGAAGTCAACCTGGTGATCTGCCAGGTGGCCAAGAAACGGTTCGGAGTGCGGCACGTGGTCGCAAGGGTGAACAACCCGAAGAACCGGGAAACCCTCGCATTGCTGGGCGTGGACACGGCGATATCCGGCACAGCTCTCATCGCCGATGCGATAGAGGAGGGAATCACGTGCGAAGGCTGA
- the hypD gene encoding trans-4-hydroxy-L-proline dehydratase: MNDRVRELRHRSLEAAPCISIERAELITEFYANDRTASMPIRRARAFAYLLEHKAIHIGDGELIVGERGPEPKATPTYPELCCHSIGDLEILNTREKIPFTSTPEVRRIQEERIIPFWRGRTMREMIFANMTDEWKAAYDAGIFTEFMEQRAPGHTVAGDKIYHKGFAQIRSDIARRLESLDYLADPEALAKSEELRAMDIAAEAIIAYARRHAELAASMAQSEARPERAGELRRIAEVCSWVPENPPRDFWEALQAYWFVHLGVITELNTWDSFNPGRLDQHLYPFYRKGLAEGSLTEESARELLQCFWIKFNNQPAPPKVGVTAAESGTYTDFANINSGGLTSDGRDGVNDVTYLVLDVIDEMRLLQPSSNIQLSAKNPDRFLKRALRIVRKGWGQPSIFNADTIVQEMLRVGKTPEDARCGGTSGCVETGAFGKESYILSGYFNLPKVIELALFNGVDTRTGVQLGPRTGDARGFSSFEELWHAFTEQLNYFIDVKIRGNNVIERLYAAYMPAPFMSLIIDDCVARGRDYNDGGARYNTTYIQGVGIGTVTDSLSAIMHHVFDEKRLTMAELLDTLSRDFHGRDGLRKALWEETPRYGNDDDYADGIMSRVFHAFLDAVDGRPNTKGGRYCVDMLPTTCHVYFGSVTGATPDGRRAWQPLSEGISPVQGADRRGPTAVFKSASKMDHALTGGTLLNVKFTPRVLEGEDGIDNLAHLVRGYFKLGGHHVQFNVVNAETLLDAQTHPEKHRDLIVRVAGYSDYFCDLSRALQDEIIARTEHEAM; encoded by the coding sequence GTGAATGACCGTGTTCGCGAACTAAGGCACAGAAGCCTTGAGGCAGCGCCTTGCATCTCCATTGAACGGGCCGAGCTGATCACCGAGTTCTATGCGAACGACCGGACGGCGTCGATGCCGATTCGCCGTGCGAGGGCGTTTGCGTATCTGTTGGAGCACAAGGCGATCCACATTGGAGATGGCGAGCTTATCGTGGGAGAGCGCGGGCCAGAGCCGAAGGCGACGCCCACGTATCCGGAGCTGTGCTGCCATTCCATCGGAGATCTCGAGATCCTCAACACTCGCGAGAAGATACCGTTCACATCGACCCCAGAAGTCCGCAGGATTCAGGAGGAGAGGATAATCCCGTTCTGGAGAGGCAGAACCATGCGGGAGATGATCTTCGCCAACATGACCGACGAGTGGAAGGCAGCCTACGATGCGGGCATCTTCACTGAGTTCATGGAGCAGAGGGCGCCTGGACACACCGTGGCAGGCGACAAGATCTATCACAAGGGGTTTGCACAGATCCGCTCTGATATCGCCCGGCGCCTCGAATCCCTCGACTATCTCGCGGATCCAGAAGCGCTCGCGAAGTCAGAGGAGCTTCGGGCAATGGATATCGCGGCTGAGGCGATAATCGCCTACGCTCGGCGCCATGCCGAGCTGGCGGCTTCCATGGCGCAGTCGGAGGCGCGCCCGGAGCGCGCAGGCGAGCTCCGGAGAATCGCGGAAGTGTGCTCATGGGTTCCTGAGAACCCTCCGCGCGACTTCTGGGAGGCTCTGCAGGCGTACTGGTTCGTCCACCTCGGAGTGATTACTGAGCTCAACACGTGGGATTCCTTCAACCCGGGAAGGCTCGATCAGCATCTGTACCCTTTCTACAGAAAGGGGCTTGCCGAGGGCTCTCTCACCGAGGAGTCAGCCCGGGAGCTTCTGCAGTGTTTCTGGATCAAGTTCAATAACCAGCCGGCCCCACCCAAAGTGGGTGTGACTGCGGCTGAGAGCGGAACATACACCGATTTCGCCAACATCAACTCCGGCGGGCTCACGTCCGATGGCAGGGATGGCGTGAACGACGTCACCTACCTGGTGCTTGATGTCATCGATGAGATGCGGCTGCTTCAACCCAGCTCCAACATACAGCTTTCGGCCAAGAACCCAGATCGGTTTCTGAAGAGGGCTCTGAGAATAGTCCGGAAGGGCTGGGGGCAGCCATCTATCTTCAACGCCGACACCATAGTGCAGGAGATGCTCAGGGTGGGCAAGACCCCGGAGGACGCGAGGTGCGGCGGGACTTCCGGATGCGTGGAGACGGGCGCGTTCGGGAAGGAAAGCTACATACTGAGTGGATACTTCAACTTGCCCAAGGTGATAGAACTCGCCTTGTTCAATGGGGTGGATACCCGTACAGGGGTGCAGCTCGGCCCGCGCACGGGAGATGCCCGAGGTTTCTCGAGCTTCGAAGAGCTGTGGCATGCCTTCACAGAACAGCTGAACTACTTCATAGACGTGAAGATCAGAGGAAACAACGTGATAGAGCGGCTGTACGCAGCCTACATGCCTGCGCCGTTCATGTCGCTGATCATTGACGATTGCGTGGCAAGAGGGCGCGATTACAACGATGGCGGGGCCAGATACAATACCACCTACATCCAAGGGGTGGGAATCGGCACTGTCACCGACAGCCTATCCGCGATCATGCACCATGTGTTCGATGAGAAGCGGCTGACCATGGCGGAGCTCCTCGACACGCTATCCCGGGATTTCCACGGGCGCGACGGCCTGCGCAAGGCGCTCTGGGAGGAAACGCCCAGGTACGGCAATGACGACGACTATGCCGATGGCATCATGTCCCGTGTGTTCCACGCATTTCTCGACGCGGTGGATGGAAGGCCCAACACCAAAGGCGGACGATACTGCGTCGACATGCTTCCCACTACCTGCCACGTATACTTCGGCTCGGTTACTGGCGCTACCCCAGATGGACGTCGAGCGTGGCAGCCATTGTCGGAGGGAATCTCGCCTGTGCAGGGCGCAGACCGCAGGGGGCCGACAGCCGTGTTCAAGTCCGCCTCCAAGATGGATCATGCGCTCACCGGGGGAACTCTTCTGAATGTGAAGTTCACCCCGCGAGTGCTTGAGGGCGAGGATGGAATCGATAACCTTGCCCACCTGGTGAGGGGCTACTTCAAGCTCGGCGGGCACCATGTCCAGTTCAACGTGGTCAATGCGGAAACACTCCTAGATGCACAGACCCACCCTGAGAAGCATCGGGATCTGATCGTCCGAGTGGCAGGCTACTCCGACTACTTCTGCGATCTATCCCGGGCGCTGCAGGATGAGATCATAGCCAGAACCGAGCATGAGGCGATGTAG
- a CDS encoding ATP-binding protein, giving the protein MRRSAGLRRQILSGYMVLVVITGVVGTWAIYNFVHLARVITEITRENYISVLAAENMVAAIERQDSAELLMLLGEVRGAGDIYQIGHSDFLKWSATEETNITLPGEGRVFNEVKARYKEYGSLFEAMHGLVVGGDSAGARRVYLAQAEPMFKAIRGSLQELLEMNHQALMEGNSRSRAAARWATVSTVAVGVSAVLIGVFLGAGVSASVVRPTLDLTRAVRRIKEGNLDEAVEVQSTDEIGELAQEFNNMVARLREYEEAMSGRVAAEQRKALTVITAMDEAVVLIDGDRRILMMNPSAEAFLGLRRDEAVGRDAFEAIARTDVAGMIGRALADGVAPHPRTVSAMQGDEQRFYEAEVVPLASVALHTSVGSERAGERPSGAVVVFKDVTYFARLEKMKSDFLSDVSHEIRTPLTSIAMGVGMLRESTAMSGLTRERALIDMAEEETARLTGLVDDLLELSKLESGRVNLKLQDVEFQMILDRALSPFGPQTADRGVALEVEAVEALPVARVDPDKVISVIANLLSNALRYTAPGGRIALRASRRGDEIAVSVSDTGPGIPVHQREKIFDRFYQMKERPGGAAGLGLPISKAIVKAHGGEIWVEGEPGHGATFVFTLPIAGPPTSPSTTAATVAAVAPTVLAEKQASAD; this is encoded by the coding sequence ATGCGGCGTTCCGCTGGCCTCAGGCGCCAGATTCTTTCTGGGTATATGGTCCTCGTGGTGATCACCGGAGTGGTTGGCACGTGGGCCATATATAATTTCGTCCACCTTGCACGTGTAATCACGGAGATCACAAGAGAGAACTACATAAGTGTGCTGGCTGCGGAGAATATGGTGGCCGCGATCGAAAGGCAGGACAGCGCCGAACTTCTAATGCTCCTTGGCGAGGTGAGGGGAGCGGGCGATATCTACCAGATTGGCCATTCCGACTTCCTCAAGTGGAGCGCCACGGAGGAGACCAACATCACCCTTCCCGGAGAAGGGAGGGTCTTCAATGAGGTGAAGGCCAGGTACAAGGAGTACGGCAGCCTGTTCGAGGCCATGCACGGCCTCGTTGTGGGGGGCGATTCCGCTGGCGCCAGGCGCGTGTATCTTGCCCAGGCCGAGCCCATGTTCAAGGCGATCCGCGGGAGTTTGCAGGAGCTCCTTGAGATGAATCACCAGGCGCTGATGGAGGGCAACTCCCGATCTCGTGCAGCCGCGAGATGGGCGACTGTGTCCACTGTGGCCGTTGGGGTATCCGCTGTTCTCATCGGTGTGTTTCTGGGCGCGGGCGTATCTGCCTCGGTCGTCCGTCCGACCCTGGATCTCACAAGGGCCGTGCGGAGAATCAAAGAGGGCAACCTTGATGAGGCGGTGGAGGTGCAGTCCACCGACGAAATCGGCGAGCTGGCGCAGGAGTTCAACAACATGGTGGCCAGGCTCCGCGAGTACGAGGAGGCCATGAGCGGCAGGGTAGCGGCTGAGCAGCGGAAAGCGCTCACGGTCATCACTGCCATGGATGAGGCGGTGGTCTTGATCGACGGGGACAGGCGGATACTGATGATGAACCCGTCCGCAGAAGCCTTCCTGGGCCTGCGGCGCGATGAAGCGGTGGGCAGAGACGCCTTCGAGGCGATCGCCAGGACGGACGTCGCAGGCATGATAGGCAGGGCGCTGGCTGATGGCGTCGCTCCCCACCCCAGAACCGTATCTGCCATGCAAGGCGATGAGCAGAGATTCTACGAGGCGGAGGTTGTTCCCCTCGCATCGGTCGCGCTGCACACGAGCGTGGGATCAGAGAGAGCAGGGGAAAGGCCGTCAGGGGCGGTGGTCGTCTTCAAGGACGTCACATACTTCGCAAGGCTCGAGAAGATGAAGTCGGATTTCCTGTCCGACGTCTCCCACGAGATTAGGACTCCGCTCACGTCCATTGCAATGGGCGTCGGAATGCTGCGTGAGAGTACGGCCATGTCTGGCCTTACCAGAGAGCGGGCCCTAATAGACATGGCGGAGGAGGAGACAGCCAGGCTCACCGGCCTAGTGGATGATCTCCTTGAGCTTTCCAAGCTGGAATCGGGCAGGGTTAACCTGAAGCTGCAGGATGTGGAGTTCCAGATGATCCTCGATCGCGCGCTGTCTCCTTTTGGCCCACAGACTGCTGATAGAGGAGTCGCGCTTGAGGTGGAAGCGGTCGAGGCTCTGCCCGTGGCGAGAGTGGACCCTGACAAGGTGATATCGGTTATCGCTAATCTGCTATCGAACGCGCTGCGCTACACTGCCCCCGGCGGCCGGATCGCGCTTCGAGCATCTCGGCGTGGAGACGAGATAGCTGTCTCGGTATCCGACACCGGCCCCGGTATCCCGGTGCATCAGCGCGAGAAGATATTCGACAGGTTCTACCAGATGAAAGAACGCCCAGGAGGGGCGGCAGGCCTGGGGCTTCCCATTAGCAAGGCCATTGTTAAGGCCCATGGCGGGGAGATATGGGTCGAGGGTGAGCCTGGGCATGGCGCTACCTTCGTGTTTACGCTTCCCATTGCCGGCCCGCCTACTTCGCCTTCGACGACGGCGGCGACGGTTGCGGCTGTCGCCCCGACTGTGTTGGCAGAGAAACAGGCGAGCGCAGATTGA
- a CDS encoding TrkA family potassium uptake protein: MRVLIVGCGRVGATLATSLADDGHDVVVVDRDPEAFANLGATFNGMTVTGAGIDQDVLKEAGIDGTDAFAAVTASDSSNLMAAQVAQRMFGVKRVVARINEPRNEAMFRDLGVPGVCPTDLGASSIRSMLLTVGIQTQYSVGAGEVVIADAIVGPAQDGKTVGDIEIPGKARVCAVIADGIARVADPGFKLAAGDGLVVAVRVDAFATLRDLLED, translated from the coding sequence ATGCGAGTCCTGATAGTGGGTTGCGGCCGTGTTGGCGCAACCCTTGCCACATCTCTTGCAGATGATGGGCATGACGTGGTGGTGGTGGACCGAGACCCAGAGGCCTTTGCGAATCTCGGGGCCACCTTCAATGGGATGACCGTAACCGGGGCAGGCATCGATCAGGATGTGCTGAAGGAAGCCGGCATAGATGGGACTGATGCCTTCGCGGCTGTGACCGCGAGCGATAGCTCGAACCTCATGGCGGCACAGGTGGCTCAGAGGATGTTCGGCGTCAAGCGGGTTGTGGCCAGGATAAACGAGCCTCGCAATGAGGCCATGTTTCGCGATCTGGGCGTTCCAGGTGTCTGCCCTACCGATCTCGGCGCTTCGAGCATCAGGAGTATGCTCCTTACTGTGGGAATACAGACCCAGTATTCGGTTGGGGCAGGTGAAGTCGTGATCGCCGATGCAATCGTGGGCCCGGCGCAGGATGGAAAGACAGTAGGCGACATTGAGATCCCGGGCAAGGCGCGGGTGTGCGCCGTTATTGCCGACGGCATCGCACGGGTGGCAGATCCAGGGTTTAAGCTGGCTGCAGGCGACGGGCTAGTGGTCGCGGTGCGCGTTGATGCTTTCGCAACATTGCGGGATCTCTTGGAGGATTAG